The Syngnathus typhle isolate RoL2023-S1 ecotype Sweden linkage group LG3, RoL_Styp_1.0, whole genome shotgun sequence genome window below encodes:
- the LOC133151564 gene encoding high affinity choline transporter 1-like isoform X2, with protein MSVILDLSYGYSIVISAVVAIAYTLLGGLYSVAYTDVIQLILIFISLWVCVPFLLTNPHSVDISLTAYNQTFQAPWVGTVELDRAGKWFDDFMLLALGGLAYQAFYQRILSASSYTQAQMTCFASAAFCLVLGIPSVLVGAVAASTDWNSTIYGLPTPYDRGEAGSILPISLQYLTPMYVSIIGIGAVAAAVMSSMDSALLSSASLFSSNIYKNIIRKQASDREMQWVIRISVVVVGLAGTGLTFLDSSVLVFWLVGVDMSYTIMFPQLVCVLFFKASNAYGAIVGFLMGIILRILSGEPLIGLPPILRFPNCRLDAEGKLTQFFPFRTTIMLVSLLTIMVVSWLMILVFDNDLLPEKWDVYKAKRKQSKPVEEKPTEDNEELAVSKQLLDTTSC; from the exons ATGAGTGTGATCCTTGACCTTTCTTACGGCTACTCCATTGTCATCTCTGCCGTCGTTGCCATTGCCTACACGCTCCTGGGAGGGCTTTACTCTGTGGCTTACACAGATGTGATCCAGCTCATTCTCATCTTTATCAGCCTG TGGGTGTGCGTCCCTTTCCTGTTGACCAACCCTCACTCTGTGGACATCTCGCTGACGGCCTACAACCAGACCTTCCAGGCTCCCTGGGTTGGCACGGTGGAGCTTGATCGAGCCGGCAAGTGGTTTGACGACTTCATGTTGCTG GCTCTCGGCGGTCTAGCCTACCAAGCGTTCTACCAGAGGATCCTGTCGGCCTCATCTTACACCCAGGCTCAAATGACCTGCTTTGCCTCTGCTGCCTTCTGCCTGGTGCTGGGTATCCCCTCAGTGCTGGTGGGAGCTGTGGCTGCATCGACTG ATTGGAACTCGACGATCTATGGACTGCCAACTCCATATGACCGTGGCGAAGCAGGTTCCATCCTCCCCATCTCCCTGCAATACCTCACGCCCATGTACGTGTCTATCATCGGGATCGGAGCTGTAGCCGCCGCTGTCATGTCCTCCATGGACTCAGCCCTGCTGTCCTCTGCGTCACTATTCTCCTCCAATATCTACAAGAACATCATCCGGAAGCAG GCATCGGACCGCGAGATGCAGTGGGTGATCCGGATCTCGGTGGTGGTTGTCGGTCTGGCTGGCACTGGCCTCACCTTCTTGGACAGCAGTGTGCTCGTCTTCTGGCTGGTGGGCGTAGACATGTCCTACACCATCATGTTCCCTCAGCTGGTTTGCGTGCTCTTCTTCAAGGCGTCAAATGCTTACGGGGCCATCGTGGGCTTCCTTATGGGAATCATCTTGAGAATCCTGAGCGGCGAGCCCCTCATCGGCCTGCCGCCCATCCTCCGCTTCCCCAACTGCCGGCTGGATGCTGAAGGCAAGCTTACTCAGTTCTTCCCCTTTCGTACTACGATCATGCTCGTCTCGCTGCTCACCATCATGGTCGTGTCTTGGCTGATGATATTGGTTTTTGACAACGATCTTTTGCCGGAAAAGTGGGATGTGTACAAGGCCAAACGCAAGCAAAGCAAGCCTGTAGAAGAGAAGCCCACCGAAGACAACGAAGAACTTGCCGTATCCAAGCAGCTACTGGACACCACCAGCTGCTGA
- the LOC133151564 gene encoding high affinity choline transporter 1-like isoform X1, protein MTLNVPGLVVMAAFYLLILGTGIWASMRSRKEEKKCKGDGMEITLLAGRNINLLVGVFTLTATWVGGGFILGIAEATYNPTLGAVWALMPVPYVVTFFLGGFFFAKPMRENKYVTMMDPFQKKYGNFVSNALILPALVADVLWVARTLVSLGGTMSVILDLSYGYSIVISAVVAIAYTLLGGLYSVAYTDVIQLILIFISLWVCVPFLLTNPHSVDISLTAYNQTFQAPWVGTVELDRAGKWFDDFMLLALGGLAYQAFYQRILSASSYTQAQMTCFASAAFCLVLGIPSVLVGAVAASTDWNSTIYGLPTPYDRGEAGSILPISLQYLTPMYVSIIGIGAVAAAVMSSMDSALLSSASLFSSNIYKNIIRKQASDREMQWVIRISVVVVGLAGTGLTFLDSSVLVFWLVGVDMSYTIMFPQLVCVLFFKASNAYGAIVGFLMGIILRILSGEPLIGLPPILRFPNCRLDAEGKLTQFFPFRTTIMLVSLLTIMVVSWLMILVFDNDLLPEKWDVYKAKRKQSKPVEEKPTEDNEELAVSKQLLDTTSC, encoded by the exons ATGACTTTAAACGTGCCGGGTCTGGTGGTGATGGCAGCCTTCTACCTGCTGATCCTGGGAACAGGCATTTGGGCTTCCATGCGTTCCaggaaggaggagaaaaaaTGCAAAGGAGATGGAATGGAGATCACACTACTTGCTGGACGGAACATCAACTTGCTCGTGGGCGTCTTCACCCTGACAG CCACATGGGTAGGAGGAGGTTTTATCTTGGGTATAGCGGAAGCCACATACAATCCAACATTGGGAGCAGTGTGGGCTCTCATGCCAGTGCCTTATGTTGTCACATTTTTCTTGG GTGGCTTTTTCTTTGCAAAACCCATGAGAGAGAACAAGTATGTGACAATGATGGATCCTTTCCAGAAGAAGTATGGGAACTTTGTGAGCAATGCTCTGATCCTCCCTGCACTGGTCGCTGATGTTCTGTGGGTGGCACGCACACTTGTCAGCCTGG GTGGAACTATGAGTGTGATCCTTGACCTTTCTTACGGCTACTCCATTGTCATCTCTGCCGTCGTTGCCATTGCCTACACGCTCCTGGGAGGGCTTTACTCTGTGGCTTACACAGATGTGATCCAGCTCATTCTCATCTTTATCAGCCTG TGGGTGTGCGTCCCTTTCCTGTTGACCAACCCTCACTCTGTGGACATCTCGCTGACGGCCTACAACCAGACCTTCCAGGCTCCCTGGGTTGGCACGGTGGAGCTTGATCGAGCCGGCAAGTGGTTTGACGACTTCATGTTGCTG GCTCTCGGCGGTCTAGCCTACCAAGCGTTCTACCAGAGGATCCTGTCGGCCTCATCTTACACCCAGGCTCAAATGACCTGCTTTGCCTCTGCTGCCTTCTGCCTGGTGCTGGGTATCCCCTCAGTGCTGGTGGGAGCTGTGGCTGCATCGACTG ATTGGAACTCGACGATCTATGGACTGCCAACTCCATATGACCGTGGCGAAGCAGGTTCCATCCTCCCCATCTCCCTGCAATACCTCACGCCCATGTACGTGTCTATCATCGGGATCGGAGCTGTAGCCGCCGCTGTCATGTCCTCCATGGACTCAGCCCTGCTGTCCTCTGCGTCACTATTCTCCTCCAATATCTACAAGAACATCATCCGGAAGCAG GCATCGGACCGCGAGATGCAGTGGGTGATCCGGATCTCGGTGGTGGTTGTCGGTCTGGCTGGCACTGGCCTCACCTTCTTGGACAGCAGTGTGCTCGTCTTCTGGCTGGTGGGCGTAGACATGTCCTACACCATCATGTTCCCTCAGCTGGTTTGCGTGCTCTTCTTCAAGGCGTCAAATGCTTACGGGGCCATCGTGGGCTTCCTTATGGGAATCATCTTGAGAATCCTGAGCGGCGAGCCCCTCATCGGCCTGCCGCCCATCCTCCGCTTCCCCAACTGCCGGCTGGATGCTGAAGGCAAGCTTACTCAGTTCTTCCCCTTTCGTACTACGATCATGCTCGTCTCGCTGCTCACCATCATGGTCGTGTCTTGGCTGATGATATTGGTTTTTGACAACGATCTTTTGCCGGAAAAGTGGGATGTGTACAAGGCCAAACGCAAGCAAAGCAAGCCTGTAGAAGAGAAGCCCACCGAAGACAACGAAGAACTTGCCGTATCCAAGCAGCTACTGGACACCACCAGCTGCTGA